The Erythrobacter sp. Alg231-14 genome has a segment encoding these proteins:
- a CDS encoding DUF1570 domain-containing protein has protein sequence MGHRIRALIAIVTAAFMTIALATPAQAKWHKAESDRFVIYSDSRADDLREFGEMLERYHIAMELESGRQVPVPSPSNRLTVFMVGSRDDLRDVYGAGSRSAVAGFYIPRANGSVTFVPNIRIRSGGGGRVRTGTRYSRSSGTGALDRALSTLLHEYTHHFLIASARHAMPRWLSEGAAEYFSSARFNEDGSVDIGLPNNDRAYEISQAAPVSLRQLLDYELYRSNRSGAYDAYYGRSWLLYHYLRFNPSRSGQLVQYWQAVASGADSLEAAEQIFGNLDRLERELRDYGRQTSMSGMRFGSGDISIGTVSVSALSDGHAAMMNVIIRSKRGVDDERADEIVANARSIAQRFPDDANVLAALAEAEYDAGNDDAAIAAGTRAIAADPTVLNAYVQKGYALFRQAADADDKDAAYAAAMEPFQALNALEADHTQPLIYFYRSFARRGVAPPDGAKFALERATQLAPFDQSLAMEVAAMKAADGETVVARYLLAPIAADPHGGRQSRRARAMINFLSRVPDGQRVNFRDLMDASNAGDASDEDDAEDGGEGGTGEAAALIPL, from the coding sequence ATGGGTCATCGAATTCGCGCGTTAATCGCGATCGTCACGGCTGCGTTCATGACGATCGCGCTGGCCACGCCTGCACAGGCGAAATGGCACAAGGCAGAGAGCGACCGTTTCGTCATTTATTCTGACAGCCGAGCGGACGATTTGCGCGAATTTGGCGAGATGTTGGAACGATACCATATCGCCATGGAGTTGGAGAGCGGCCGCCAAGTGCCGGTGCCCAGCCCATCCAACAGGCTAACGGTTTTTATGGTCGGCAGCCGCGATGATTTGCGCGATGTCTATGGCGCGGGAAGTCGATCTGCTGTTGCGGGCTTCTATATTCCGCGCGCAAACGGTTCGGTCACCTTTGTCCCGAATATCCGCATTCGTTCCGGCGGTGGAGGGCGCGTTCGAACCGGCACCCGATATTCACGCAGCAGCGGCACAGGCGCCCTCGACCGCGCCTTGTCCACATTGCTCCATGAATACACGCACCATTTCCTCATCGCGTCGGCCCGGCACGCCATGCCGCGTTGGTTAAGCGAAGGGGCGGCGGAGTATTTTTCATCGGCGCGTTTCAACGAAGATGGCTCGGTTGATATCGGCCTACCCAACAATGATCGCGCCTACGAAATCAGCCAGGCGGCGCCGGTGTCGCTGCGCCAATTGCTCGACTACGAATTGTACCGCAGCAATCGCAGCGGCGCCTATGACGCCTATTACGGTCGTTCGTGGTTGTTGTACCACTACTTGCGGTTCAACCCCAGCCGTTCGGGCCAATTGGTCCAGTATTGGCAGGCGGTCGCCTCCGGCGCGGACAGCCTAGAGGCGGCGGAACAAATTTTTGGAAATCTCGACCGGCTTGAACGCGAATTGCGCGATTATGGGCGTCAAACATCGATGTCGGGAATGCGATTTGGATCGGGCGATATTTCGATCGGCACGGTGAGCGTGTCCGCGTTGAGCGATGGTCACGCGGCGATGATGAACGTCATCATCCGGTCTAAACGCGGCGTGGACGATGAACGCGCGGATGAAATCGTCGCCAATGCGCGGTCAATCGCGCAACGTTTTCCCGATGATGCGAATGTCTTGGCTGCGTTGGCAGAGGCGGAGTACGACGCGGGCAACGATGACGCAGCGATTGCCGCCGGTACGCGGGCGATTGCCGCCGATCCAACCGTTCTCAACGCCTATGTCCAAAAGGGGTACGCCCTGTTTCGTCAGGCCGCCGATGCGGATGATAAGGATGCGGCCTATGCAGCTGCGATGGAGCCATTTCAGGCGTTGAACGCTTTGGAAGCGGATCACACACAACCGTTGATCTATTTCTATCGCAGTTTTGCAAGGCGCGGTGTGGCACCGCCCGATGGTGCTAAATTCGCCTTGGAACGTGCGACCCAATTGGCGCCGTTTGATCAATCGTTGGCGATGGAAGTGGCGGCGATGAAGGCGGCGGATGGGGAAACGGTGGTTGCCCGCTATTTGCTCGCACCGATTGCGGCCGACCCACACGGCGGACGCCAATCCAGAAGGGCGCGCGCCATGATCAATTTCCTTAGCCGTGTTCCCGATGGACAGCGCGTTAACTTTCGCGACCTGATGGACGCTTCGAACGCGGGCGATGCTTCAGACGAAGATGACGCCGAAGACGGTGGTGAAGGCGGCACGGGCGAAGCCGCCGCTCTGATCCCTTTGTAA
- a CDS encoding DUF937 domain-containing protein produces the protein MSLAAMLQQTGAITSMARELGVDENTAKTAAGALLPAIVAGMGRSATGGTSTPDPMGGLGSLAGAILGGGGSSGGGLGGALAGGLGGGLLDAVLGTSPTPTAPGNDILGNIFGSKDVSRSVAGEVASLTGIDEGLLKKMLPILAMAIAGYMAKEATGGSGAQSSGNNPLGGILGSIVGGMMSR, from the coding sequence ATGAGCCTAGCCGCAATGCTTCAGCAAACCGGGGCGATCACATCCATGGCGCGCGAATTGGGTGTCGATGAGAACACCGCAAAAACCGCCGCGGGCGCATTGTTGCCTGCGATTGTCGCGGGAATGGGCCGCAGCGCCACTGGTGGCACCAGCACGCCCGATCCGATGGGTGGATTGGGCAGCCTAGCGGGAGCGATCCTGGGCGGTGGCGGTTCGTCAGGCGGCGGCCTTGGCGGAGCGTTGGCCGGTGGATTGGGTGGCGGATTGTTGGATGCGGTTTTGGGCACGTCGCCAACGCCCACTGCACCAGGCAACGATATCCTTGGCAACATTTTCGGCAGCAAAGATGTGAGCCGGTCGGTCGCTGGCGAAGTCGCGTCGTTGACGGGCATCGACGAGGGTTTGCTTAAAAAAATGCTCCCGATCCTCGCCATGGCTATTGCCGGCTATATGGCAAAAGAGGCCACTGGCGGGTCCGGTGCACAATCGAGCGGCAACAACCCATTGGGCGGCATTTTGGGGTCCATCGTTGGCGGAATGATGTCGCGTTAA
- a CDS encoding phosphoenolpyruvate carboxykinase produces MIPLAQSLADQGIHTKAEIHSNLGTSALVESSIAAKEGALSKHGALVVQTGAKTGRSAKDKFIVRDATTEDTVWWGKVNASMTPDHFAALKEDFMAAVAEKETLYVADLFGGSQPEHRVNVRVINELAWHNLFIRTLLVRPTAEELADITPEYTIIDLPSFKADPARHGTNSETVIAVNLTEKLILIGGTKYAGEMKKSVFGILNYLLPTKGVMPMHCSSNISADGKTAVFFGLSGTGKTTLSADASRTLIGDDEHGWSDTAVFNFEGGCYAKMIRLSEEAEPEIYATTRRFGTVLENVVMDPETRELDFDDNSLAENTRGAYPIDYIPNTSEDNLGPVPSNVVMLTADAFGVLPPIAKLTPEQAMYHFLSGYTAKVAGTEIGVTEPEATFSTCFGAPFMPRHPSVYGNLLKERIAKGEVQCWLLNTGWTGGKYGTGNRMPIKATRALLNAALDGDLDSVEYREDANFGFDVPVHVPVLAEAGIDQTILDPRSTWSDTTDYDATASKLVKLFIDNFAEFEAHVDEGVRNAAPAAA; encoded by the coding sequence TTGATCCCCCTCGCTCAATCGCTCGCCGACCAAGGTATTCATACAAAAGCCGAAATTCACTCTAACCTTGGTACATCCGCCTTGGTCGAATCATCGATCGCGGCCAAAGAAGGCGCTCTGTCCAAACACGGCGCGCTGGTTGTCCAAACCGGTGCGAAAACCGGACGCAGCGCCAAGGACAAATTCATTGTCCGCGATGCGACGACAGAGGACACCGTATGGTGGGGCAAGGTCAACGCGTCGATGACGCCGGATCATTTTGCCGCGTTGAAAGAAGATTTCATGGCGGCGGTCGCGGAAAAAGAGACGTTGTATGTCGCCGATCTGTTCGGCGGTTCACAACCAGAGCATCGCGTGAATGTGCGCGTGATCAACGAATTGGCGTGGCACAATCTGTTTATTCGCACATTGTTGGTGCGGCCAACCGCCGAAGAATTGGCGGACATCACACCCGAATACACCATCATCGATTTGCCGAGCTTTAAAGCCGATCCGGCGCGTCACGGAACCAATTCGGAAACCGTGATCGCGGTTAACCTGACCGAGAAGCTGATCTTGATCGGCGGCACGAAATATGCCGGCGAAATGAAGAAAAGTGTCTTTGGCATTTTGAATTATCTGCTGCCGACCAAAGGCGTGATGCCGATGCACTGTTCATCAAACATCAGCGCGGATGGCAAAACAGCCGTGTTCTTTGGCCTTTCCGGCACCGGTAAGACGACGCTTTCTGCGGATGCATCGCGCACGTTGATCGGCGATGACGAGCACGGTTGGTCCGACACCGCGGTCTTCAACTTCGAAGGCGGCTGCTACGCCAAGATGATCCGCCTTTCGGAAGAAGCAGAGCCCGAAATTTACGCCACCACGCGCCGGTTCGGAACCGTGTTGGAAAACGTGGTGATGGATCCGGAAACACGCGAGCTTGATTTCGACGACAACTCGCTCGCTGAAAACACCCGCGGTGCCTATCCCATCGACTACATCCCGAACACGAGCGAAGACAATCTGGGCCCAGTACCCAGCAATGTCGTGATGTTGACGGCGGATGCGTTTGGCGTGCTGCCTCCCATTGCGAAATTGACGCCGGAACAAGCAATGTACCACTTCTTGTCCGGATACACGGCCAAAGTTGCAGGGACCGAAATCGGCGTAACCGAGCCAGAGGCAACGTTTTCGACCTGTTTCGGTGCGCCGTTCATGCCGCGCCACCCCAGCGTCTATGGCAACCTATTGAAAGAACGCATCGCCAAAGGCGAAGTGCAATGTTGGTTGCTCAACACCGGTTGGACCGGCGGCAAATACGGCACCGGAAATCGGATGCCGATCAAGGCAACCCGTGCATTGTTGAACGCCGCGCTTGATGGCGATCTCGACAGTGTAGAATATCGCGAAGACGCCAATTTCGGTTTTGATGTGCCGGTGCATGTCCCCGTTTTGGCAGAGGCTGGCATCGATCAAACGATCCTTGATCCGCGCAGCACCTGGTCGGATACAACAGATTACGACGCGACGGCGAGTAAGCTGGTAAAGCTGTTCATCGACAATTTTGCCGAGTTCGAAGCGCATGTAGACGAAGGCGTGCGCAACGCCGCCCCCGCGGCGGCGTAA
- a CDS encoding response regulator — protein MQTEIGDIASDQSSDEADAQTTSSPGDTDTVAPKQAIEIALVDDDRNILTTVSIALQAEGFVTRLYSDGETALRALIDNPPDLAVFDIKMPKMDGLELLRRVRAHGPLPVIFLTSKDDEADEEAGLELGADDYIAKPFSLRLLTARIRAILRRAEPDRTIGHETSAPQPVHPKIDRGRLYMDPARHHVTWNKQAVSLTVTEFLILEALAARPGVIKSRNQLMDAAYPDDIFVDDRTVDSHIKRMRRKFRVVDDTFDAIDTLYGAGYSFNDG, from the coding sequence ATGCAAACCGAGATTGGCGACATCGCATCAGACCAATCGTCCGATGAGGCCGATGCGCAAACCACATCCAGCCCCGGCGACACAGACACAGTCGCGCCGAAGCAAGCGATTGAGATCGCCTTGGTCGATGATGATCGCAACATCCTGACGACGGTGTCCATCGCGCTTCAAGCCGAAGGGTTTGTCACGCGGTTGTATTCCGACGGGGAAACCGCGCTGCGCGCCTTGATCGACAATCCACCTGACTTGGCCGTGTTTGATATCAAAATGCCGAAGATGGATGGGCTTGAATTGCTGCGCCGGGTCCGCGCGCATGGGCCGCTGCCGGTTATTTTTCTGACCAGTAAAGACGACGAAGCCGACGAAGAAGCCGGATTGGAATTGGGCGCGGACGATTACATCGCCAAACCGTTCAGCCTGCGCCTGTTGACCGCGCGCATTCGCGCCATTTTGCGACGCGCAGAGCCCGACCGCACCATCGGCCACGAAACCAGCGCCCCCCAACCCGTCCACCCCAAGATTGATCGTGGGCGTCTGTATATGGACCCGGCGCGCCATCACGTGACGTGGAACAAACAAGCCGTCAGCCTAACCGTGACCGAGTTTCTGATCCTCGAAGCGTTGGCAGCGCGTCCCGGTGTCATCAAAAGCCGCAATCAATTGATGGATGCTGCCTATCCTGACGATATCTTCGTCGATGACCGCACCGTGGACAGCCACATCAAACGCATGCGGCGCAAATTCCGTGTGGTTGACGACACATTCGACGCCATCGATACGTTGTATGGCGCGGGATACAGCTTCAACGATGGCTGA
- a CDS encoding stimulus-sensing domain-containing protein: MADPQIGLTGDDEPGIVGRFSLTARILVVNILPLALLSGGLFYLDTYRTQLIDERFKLARIEAQISAEALAGASKERQEALLVQIGLEQGMRMRMFDIEGLLWADSFELAEPAFQFDDISDDEWDQQFTRWLDNAISTIVRAEDVPDYVEPDAQTADAFPELVEAREQGLSQVRLYHWRDGTPVITAAAPVGLRGATLLTVRNAVDITESVRTARSALVIATLAVLFASALLSLYLARTIVSPLQLLARAAQKVRQGRERDVEVPRLPERNDEIGQLARSVSDMTSALRQRIDAVDSFAADVAHEIKNPLASLRSAVESLPKVEDPDLRRELEQIATHDVRRIDRLVSEISDASRIDSEMSRATLESIDLTDLVRAIIGNRENRAENQDHRIELDARGFSAKVLGVGARLERVVENLFDNAASFSPPEAPIEVMIDNDGECVTLTVCDSGPGIPEDSREKVFTRFHSIRPDAEDFGNHSGLGLAIARTIAEAHDGNLTAEGRPDGKRGACLRLQLPADA, encoded by the coding sequence ATGGCTGATCCACAAATCGGTCTTACCGGCGACGACGAACCCGGAATTGTCGGCCGCTTTTCATTAACGGCCCGCATTTTGGTCGTGAATATTCTGCCGCTTGCACTTTTGTCGGGCGGGCTCTTTTATCTTGATACGTATCGCACTCAGTTGATCGATGAACGCTTCAAACTTGCCCGGATTGAAGCGCAGATTTCGGCAGAAGCCTTGGCCGGCGCATCCAAAGAACGCCAAGAAGCGTTGCTGGTTCAAATCGGCTTAGAACAAGGGATGCGGATGCGAATGTTCGACATCGAAGGGTTGTTGTGGGCTGACAGCTTTGAACTGGCCGAGCCCGCGTTTCAATTCGACGACATCAGCGACGATGAATGGGATCAACAATTCACCCGTTGGTTGGACAACGCCATCAGCACCATCGTGCGCGCGGAAGATGTGCCCGATTATGTCGAACCAGACGCGCAAACCGCCGATGCTTTCCCCGAATTGGTCGAGGCGCGCGAACAAGGCTTGAGCCAAGTGCGGCTGTATCATTGGCGCGATGGAACCCCCGTAATCACCGCGGCCGCCCCGGTCGGGTTGAGAGGGGCAACCTTGTTAACGGTGCGCAACGCGGTCGATATCACGGAAAGCGTTCGGACCGCGCGTTCGGCGCTTGTGATTGCCACTTTGGCGGTCTTGTTCGCATCTGCTTTGTTGTCGCTGTATCTGGCGCGGACAATTGTTAGCCCGCTGCAATTGCTGGCCCGCGCCGCGCAAAAGGTGCGTCAGGGGCGTGAACGCGATGTGGAGGTTCCTCGCCTTCCTGAACGCAACGATGAAATTGGGCAATTGGCCCGGTCCGTGTCCGACATGACATCGGCTCTGCGTCAACGGATCGATGCCGTGGACAGTTTCGCCGCCGATGTGGCCCACGAGATCAAAAACCCGCTCGCATCCTTACGCAGCGCGGTGGAATCCCTGCCCAAAGTGGAAGATCCCGATTTGCGACGGGAACTGGAACAGATCGCCACACATGACGTGCGCCGGATCGACCGTTTGGTGAGCGAGATTTCAGACGCCAGCCGGATCGATTCCGAAATGTCGCGCGCCACGCTGGAAAGCATCGACCTAACGGATTTGGTGCGCGCGATCATCGGCAACAGAGAGAACCGCGCAGAGAACCAAGACCACCGCATCGAATTGGATGCGCGTGGGTTTTCGGCAAAGGTTTTGGGCGTTGGCGCACGATTGGAGCGGGTGGTTGAAAACCTCTTCGACAACGCAGCGTCCTTTTCCCCGCCCGAAGCGCCAATCGAAGTGATGATCGACAATGACGGCGAATGCGTGACTTTGACTGTGTGCGATTCCGGGCCCGGTATTCCCGAAGATTCGCGCGAAAAGGTGTTCACCCGGTTCCATTCCATCCGGCCGGACGCAGAAGATTTTGGCAACCATTCCGGGCTTGGCCTCGCCATCGCCCGAACCATCGCAGAGGCCCATGACGGCAATCTAACCGCAGAGGGGCGGCCCGATGGAAAGCGGGGCGCGTGTTTGCGATTGCAATTGCCCGCGGATGCTTAA
- a CDS encoding HPr kinase/phosphorylase, with the protein MSDDTIIVQATTVAIDGRALAIEGPSGSGKSTLALALIDRGAQLIGDDGVTLRRVDNRIMASPPPNIGGVIEVHGVGLFDTPIGEPAPLALIIDLGESGERLPDTLPVKHYLGVAIPRLDFAPGTIAPALRAERALEKHGLSKD; encoded by the coding sequence GTGTCAGACGACACTATCATTGTTCAGGCGACCACGGTTGCGATCGATGGCCGCGCTCTTGCCATCGAAGGGCCATCGGGCAGCGGCAAGTCAACGCTCGCTTTGGCCTTGATCGATCGTGGAGCCCAATTGATCGGCGATGATGGAGTGACGTTGCGCCGGGTCGATAATCGCATCATGGCAAGCCCACCTCCGAATATTGGCGGCGTGATCGAAGTTCACGGCGTGGGCCTCTTCGACACGCCAATAGGTGAACCCGCACCGCTCGCCTTGATTATTGATCTGGGTGAGTCTGGCGAACGCCTGCCTGATACTTTGCCGGTCAAACACTATTTGGGCGTGGCGATACCGCGTCTTGATTTCGCCCCCGGCACCATCGCGCCGGCATTGCGGGCCGAACGCGCTTTGGAAAAACACGGACTTTCCAAGGATTAA
- the rapZ gene encoding RNase adapter RapZ, translated as MQTASPTPATDASDDTRQRLLLVTGLSGAGKSTALDVLEDLGWETIDNFPVRLLDRLVGEPNTATSSGRAPLAIGFDSRTRGLIPHEMVALAKSLAQRDDIALTFMFIDCAGGELERRYNETRRRHPMAQGRTVQDGIAAERELLEPLRRWAEIVIDTSAMATNDLQAQVRNLFGDDKAAEMTLTVSSFGFARGMPPLADLVFDMRFLDNPHWVEELRELTGKDAPVGEHIERDPAFHTSFDQIKQLLLTLLPRYDAQGKSYVHIAFGCTGGRHRSVFSAERMAQGLREAGFSPTVRHRNLASRAADEIEGQRR; from the coding sequence ATGCAAACCGCCTCCCCCACTCCTGCGACCGATGCATCGGACGACACACGGCAACGATTGTTGTTGGTGACCGGATTGTCCGGTGCCGGCAAATCGACCGCGCTCGATGTGTTGGAGGATTTGGGGTGGGAAACGATCGACAATTTCCCCGTGCGGCTCTTGGATCGCTTGGTAGGCGAACCCAACACGGCGACATCATCTGGGCGCGCGCCGTTGGCCATCGGGTTTGATTCGCGCACGCGCGGCTTGATACCACATGAAATGGTCGCGCTGGCCAAATCCTTGGCTCAACGCGACGATATCGCCCTCACCTTCATGTTCATCGATTGTGCGGGCGGAGAGTTGGAGCGGCGGTACAACGAAACGCGCCGGCGCCACCCCATGGCACAAGGGCGTACCGTGCAAGACGGTATCGCGGCGGAGCGCGAATTGCTGGAGCCACTGCGGCGATGGGCCGAAATCGTGATCGACACATCGGCGATGGCGACCAACGATTTGCAGGCACAAGTCCGCAACCTGTTCGGCGATGATAAAGCCGCAGAGATGACGCTGACCGTTTCAAGCTTTGGCTTTGCGCGGGGCATGCCCCCCTTAGCCGATCTGGTGTTCGATATGCGGTTTTTGGACAATCCGCATTGGGTCGAAGAGTTACGCGAATTGACGGGCAAAGACGCGCCGGTCGGCGAACACATTGAACGCGACCCCGCCTTTCACACCTCCTTTGATCAGATCAAACAACTGCTGCTCACTCTGCTCCCCCGCTACGATGCGCAGGGCAAATCCTATGTCCACATCGCGTTTGGTTGTACCGGGGGGAGACACCGTTCCGTCTTCAGCGCGGAACGCATGGCGCAAGGCTTGCGCGAGGCGGGATTTTCGCCCACTGTCCGCCACCGCAATTTGGCCTCGCGCGCTGCTGATGAAATCGAAGGGCAGCGCCGGTGA
- a CDS encoding PTS sugar transporter subunit IIA, whose translation MIGLILVTHGRLADQFLEAMEHVVGEQTAIVTVCIGPNDDMEQRRAEIAEAIQSVDTGKGVIILTDLFGGTPSNLAISLLETGRVEVIAGINLPMLIRLAGARKCMDVVEAVEAAQTAGRNYITVASEFLGADAAPRAASAAK comes from the coding sequence ATGATCGGCTTGATCCTTGTAACCCATGGCCGCTTGGCGGACCAATTCCTCGAAGCGATGGAACACGTCGTCGGAGAGCAGACCGCGATCGTGACCGTATGCATCGGCCCCAATGACGATATGGAACAACGCCGGGCCGAAATCGCCGAAGCGATCCAATCGGTCGATACCGGCAAAGGCGTCATTATCCTCACCGATTTGTTCGGCGGCACACCCTCCAATCTCGCGATATCCTTGTTGGAAACGGGACGGGTCGAAGTGATTGCCGGAATCAATCTACCGATGCTCATCCGGCTAGCCGGCGCGCGCAAATGCATGGATGTGGTCGAAGCGGTCGAAGCCGCGCAAACCGCCGGGCGCAATTACATCACAGTGGCGAGCGAATTTCTGGGTGCTGACGCCGCGCCCCGCGCTGCCAGTGCGGCCAAATAG
- a CDS encoding HPr family phosphocarrier protein translates to MSEFRQSVTIVNQRGLHARASAKFVGAVAELPDGAQVRVGKGDNEAGGASILGLMMLGAAKGDTVELIVDGENAENVLAELVALVEDGFGEE, encoded by the coding sequence ATGAGCGAATTTCGTCAATCGGTGACCATCGTCAATCAACGCGGCCTGCACGCAAGGGCCAGCGCGAAGTTTGTCGGCGCCGTCGCGGAATTGCCTGATGGGGCGCAGGTTCGCGTCGGCAAAGGCGACAATGAAGCAGGCGGCGCTTCGATCCTTGGCCTGATGATGTTGGGCGCGGCCAAAGGCGACACGGTCGAATTGATCGTCGACGGCGAGAATGCAGAGAACGTTCTGGCAGAGCTCGTCGCGTTGGTCGAAGACGGATTTGGCGAAGAATAG
- a CDS encoding TrmH family RNA methyltransferase, with amino-acid sequence MTRKHISGFSNPTVKYLRSLRDKKHRRRTGQFLVEGLRLLEDARVSGRVPRELVLAENRDPHELIDRLEAAVEAAGGEIVTTTPDILSKITGKSNAQSVVGLFDEFDTGLSQIERETAPIWMVAQDLRDPGNLGTMLRTCDAVGAGGLILIDDCVDPFSAEAVRASMGAVFTQKIAQARWDEFLPWLRGGPGQLVAASLRDAVPYRNAAYTSPCFILVGNESQGLPEAYEAECDLRVTMPMRGRADSLNAAVAGAVLAYEVLAGLDG; translated from the coding sequence ATGACACGCAAACATATCAGCGGCTTTTCCAACCCAACCGTGAAATATCTGCGGTCTTTGCGGGATAAGAAACATCGTCGACGCACAGGGCAGTTTTTGGTTGAAGGGCTCCGTTTGCTCGAAGATGCGCGGGTTAGCGGGCGCGTGCCGCGCGAATTGGTGCTGGCCGAAAACCGCGATCCCCATGAATTGATCGATCGGTTGGAAGCCGCAGTCGAGGCAGCCGGTGGAGAAATCGTAACAACCACCCCGGACATTCTCTCCAAAATCACCGGCAAATCCAACGCGCAAAGCGTGGTCGGCCTGTTTGATGAATTCGACACAGGCCTGTCGCAAATCGAACGAGAAACCGCGCCGATTTGGATGGTGGCGCAAGACCTGCGCGATCCGGGCAATTTAGGCACCATGCTGCGCACATGCGATGCAGTGGGTGCCGGTGGATTGATCCTGATCGACGATTGCGTCGACCCGTTTAGCGCAGAGGCCGTTCGCGCCAGCATGGGCGCGGTGTTCACGCAAAAAATCGCCCAGGCGCGGTGGGATGAATTTCTACCATGGCTCCGCGGCGGACCCGGCCAATTGGTGGCGGCATCCCTGCGCGACGCCGTGCCGTATCGCAACGCCGCCTATACATCACCATGCTTCATTCTGGTCGGAAACGAGTCCCAAGGATTGCCAGAGGCCTATGAGGCCGAATGCGATCTGCGCGTCACCATGCCCATGCGCGGGCGGGCCGATTCATTGAATGCTGCGGTGGCGGGCGCGGTGTTGGCGTATGAGGTATTGGCCGGTTTGGACGGCTAA
- a CDS encoding DNA recombination protein RmuC, which yields MDNPILLIIALVLGLALGGGAAWFFASRPVSELREQFAERDAEAKELDGKFRSAITELATMSERAARADGLAGELDKARAQNAQFQAERAGFAEQKRLLEESRNKLLTEFENTGAKVLQRNQEEFLKRAEARFKQSEETGEAKIKTLLAPVGERLEKYEKQVETLEKQRVDAFGQLNGLIQSMREGQEEVRREAQRLGNSLTNAPKARGRWGERALQNLLEQCGLAQHTDFMMEHSVDTEEGRLRPDAIINVPGQKKLVIDSKVSLNAYQAAFEADDDDTRKLHLDAHAKSMRGHVQTLGAKSYQSQFEEAPDYVIMFIPGEHFVTAALDADPELWDFAFERRVLLATPTNLVAIARTVAQVWRQDGLAKEAQEIGRMGAELYDRLRVAGEHLKRVGGGLDSAVKNYNKFVGSFERNVLSSGKRLAEKGIEIGKSEIEDVPLVESTPNYNAADAEDVEVDIPAIENRKDAAE from the coding sequence ATGGATAATCCGATTCTTTTGATCATCGCTTTGGTTCTCGGTCTCGCATTGGGCGGGGGTGCGGCGTGGTTCTTTGCCTCGCGCCCCGTCTCGGAATTGCGGGAGCAGTTTGCAGAGCGTGACGCGGAGGCGAAAGAACTGGATGGCAAATTTCGCAGCGCCATCACGGAGCTTGCGACGATGTCGGAACGCGCGGCACGGGCCGATGGGCTGGCGGGGGAGCTTGACAAAGCGCGCGCCCAAAATGCTCAATTTCAGGCGGAACGCGCTGGTTTTGCTGAACAAAAAAGATTGCTCGAAGAATCCCGCAACAAGCTCCTGACTGAATTTGAAAACACCGGGGCCAAAGTGCTTCAACGCAATCAGGAAGAGTTTCTGAAACGCGCGGAGGCTCGGTTTAAGCAATCGGAAGAAACCGGCGAGGCCAAGATTAAGACCTTGCTGGCTCCGGTTGGCGAACGTCTGGAAAAATACGAAAAGCAGGTCGAAACGCTGGAGAAACAGCGGGTCGATGCATTCGGGCAATTGAACGGCCTGATCCAATCCATGCGCGAGGGGCAAGAAGAGGTCCGGCGCGAGGCGCAGCGGCTCGGCAATTCGCTCACCAACGCGCCCAAAGCGCGCGGCCGTTGGGGTGAGCGGGCGTTGCAAAACCTGCTCGAACAATGCGGATTGGCGCAGCACACCGATTTTATGATGGAGCATTCGGTGGACACCGAAGAGGGGCGTTTGCGCCCTGATGCGATCATCAACGTGCCGGGGCAAAAGAAGCTGGTGATCGACTCGAAAGTATCGCTCAACGCGTATCAGGCTGCGTTTGAGGCTGATGATGACGACACGCGCAAACTGCATTTGGACGCGCACGCCAAATCGATGCGCGGCCATGTCCAAACCCTTGGTGCGAAATCGTATCAAAGCCAATTTGAAGAAGCGCCCGATTACGTCATCATGTTCATCCCAGGCGAACATTTTGTGACCGCAGCATTGGACGCCGATCCAGAGCTTTGGGATTTTGCCTTTGAGCGCCGCGTTCTGCTGGCAACCCCCACCAACCTGGTCGCCATCGCGCGCACCGTCGCGCAGGTGTGGCGTCAGGATGGATTGGCGAAAGAGGCGCAGGAAATTGGCCGGATGGGTGCGGAATTGTACGATCGGTTGCGGGTCGCTGGTGAACACTTAAAACGCGTCGGCGGCGGGCTCGACAGCGCGGTTAAAAACTACAACAAATTCGTCGGCAGCTTTGAACGCAATGTTCTTTCATCGGGCAAACGCTTGGCCGAAAAAGGGATCGAGATCGGCAAAAGCGAAATCGAAGACGTGCCGCTGGTCGAAAGCACTCCGAATTACAACGCAGCCGATGCTGAGGACGTCGAAGTCGACATTCCGGCCATTGAGAACAGGAAAGACGCAGCAGAGTAA